A single region of the Leishmania panamensis strain MHOM/PA/94/PSC-1 chromosome 21 sequence genome encodes:
- a CDS encoding 40S ribosomal protein S11, putative (TriTrypDB/GeneDB-style sysID: LpmP.21.1750), whose protein sequence is MSAVPQYYHAHQVDATIQHQKAYQRQTAVNENMHRPSRKHVNKSGHIRYAKKIGLGFKTPAKALNGKYIDRKCPFTSNVVIRGRILRGIVHSTKMHRTIIIRRNYLHFIKKYQRYQKRHKSLAVHCSPAFDPKQGDEVVVGQCRPLSKTIRYNVLEVVSKSSADKMGKKFAKN, encoded by the coding sequence ATGTCCGCTGTACCTCAGTACTACCATGCGCATCAGGTGGATGCCACCATTCAGCACCAGAAGGCGTATCAGCGCCAGACGGCGGTAAATGAAAACATGCACCGCCCGAGTCGCAAGCACGTCAACAAGTCTGGCCACATCCGCTACGCCAAGAAGATCGGGCTGGGCTTCAAGACCCCGGCGAAGGCGCTGAACGGCAAGTACATCGATCGCAAGTGCCCCTTCACGAGCAACGTGGTGATCCGCGGCCGCATCCTGCGCGGGATTGTGCACTCCACCAAGATGCACCGCACCATCATCATCCGCCGCAACTACCTGCACTTCATCAAGAAGTACCAGCGTTACCAGAAGCGCCACAAGTCCCTGGCTGTGCACTGCAGCCCCGCCTTCGACCCCAAGCAAGGTGATGAGGTCGTTGTTGGCCAGTGCCGCCCGCTGAGCAAGACAATCCGCTACAACGTGTTGGAGGTGGTGTCGAAGAGCTCTGCCGACAAGATGGGCAAGAAGTTCGCCAAGAACTAA
- a CDS encoding hypothetical protein (TriTrypDB/GeneDB-style sysID: LpmP.21.1760), whose amino-acid sequence MHIYSKDQQAFHLQRTAAEKWWSRMNTFIVVVQLACFLSVIIRTVSAASNSMTNNFFVNSILSLTPPYIVDGCVFNVTRRHAFFNNVQFSMSKDNIGYFVSRGVLNIRYLIALAGVHVVVSATNRLLFETNTHEIRYHFVIFRKDMLTTWEILLMVLAFVVTLGITEENRIMTNYITFCSKQRTVSNSFYHSVQPYTELIVSYIVSIAATVINGAFAVWNLSDKNPLDIMRREAKQRQEEWKKMMQQYYGVSYPGTTTTTTVSPNEDAAAAPPASGNGSAKDGEAGPLQHPHNRTTHKGLGHRLTAISSSLRRRRSHSENSLELDVLQPSLQPALSSSPQQAQGAPQIGPSVSRPLTPLLNDEYDQVEMPEMRPQRVGEGTLDNNVGSPIAMMGGPSVVMDSSHSGQYDLQEVYDDVDDERGATVEDDANVGFLQGGEASYGAGIVNGGLRGRIRSGSDASTALLATRVANAPPPPPPPVYSGDHRQWPQMSRGSMLAPPSPLQGGAETTDDTVQLQ is encoded by the coding sequence ATGCACATCTACAGCAAAGACCAGCAGGCGTTTCACCTGCAGCGTACCGCCGCGGAGAAGTGGTGGTCGCGCATGAACACGTTTATCGTGGTGGTGCAACTTGCGTGCTTCCTCTCTGTTATCATCCGCACAGTCTCTGCTGCATCGAACTCCATGACGAACAACTTCTTCGTTAACTCAatcctctccctcacgccGCCGTACATTGTAGATGGCTGCGTCTTCAACGTGACCCGGCGCCACGCCTTCTTCAACAATGTGCAGTTCTCGATGAGCAAAGACAACATCGGCTACTTTGTGAGCCGTGGTGTGCTAAACATTCGCTACTTGATCGCTCTCGCCGGCGTGCACGTGGTGGTGAGTGCGACAAATCGGCTGTTGTTCGAGACGAACACCCACGAAATCCGCTACCACTTCGTGATCTTCCGCAAGGACATGCTGACCACCTGGGAAATCCTGCTGATGGTGCTCGCCTTCGTTGTGACCCTCGGTATTACAGAGGAGAACCGAATCATGACAAACTACATCACCTTCTGCTCTAAGCAGAGAACCGTCAGCAACAGTTTCTACCACTCGGTGCAGCCGTACACGGAGCTCATCGTGTCGTACATCGTATCCATTGCCGCGACGGTGATCAACGGCGCGTTTGCGGTGTGGAACCTGTCGGACAAGAACCCGCTTGACATCATGCGGCGCGAggcaaagcagcggcaggaagAGTGGAAGAAGATGATGCAGCAGTACTATGGAGTGAGTTACCctggcaccaccaccaccaccactgtgaGCCCCAAcgaagacgcagcagccgcacccccTGCAAGCGGCAATGGGTCAGCTAAGGACGGCGAAGCAGGCCCGCTACAGCATCCCCACAACCGCACCACTCACAAAGGACTCGGTCATCGCCTCACTGCGATTTCATcatcgctgcggcggcggcgctcgcaCTCGGAGAACTCGCTGGAGCTGGACGTGCTACAGCCGTCATTGCAGCCCGCACTGTCGTCGTCTCCACAGCAGGCGCAGGGGGCGCCGCAAATCGGCCCAAGCGTCAGCCGCCCCCTAACCCCGCTCTTGAACGACGAGTACGACCAGGTGGAGATGCCGGAGATGCGCCCACAGAGAGTGGGTGAAGGCACCCTTGATAACAATGTAGGATCTCCGATTGCCATGATGGGTGGTCCCAGCGTCGTTATGGACTCCTCCCACTCTGGTCAGTACGACTTGCAGGAAGTTTATGATGACGTAGACGATGAGCGCGGCGCTACCGTGGAGGACGACGCTAATGTCGGTTTCCTTCAGGGCGGTGAGGCCTCTTATGGTGCTGGTATTGTGAACGGTGGCCTTCGTGGCCGCATCCGGAGTGGCTCGGACGCATCGACGGCTCTTCTGGCCACCCGCGTCGCCaacgcgccaccgccaccgccaccacccgtGTACAGTGGTGATCATCGGCAGTGGCCGCAGATGAGCCGAGGCTCGATGCTggcgccgccctctccaCTGCAGGGTGGGGCTGAGACCACAGACGACACGGTGCAGTTGCAGTGA